Proteins encoded by one window of Mechercharimyces sp. CAU 1602:
- a CDS encoding prolipoprotein diacylglyceryl transferase family protein, translated as MIEMGFFTLHPHMLFEFLAYFIGFRFYMWQRKGKKSSLSYVQTMWVVVGAAVGAAAGAKVLYWLEDPIKTWHSWNDLYYLMQGKTIVGGLLGGLIGVEWMKKRMGVRQSTGDDMVFPLIVGMVLGRIGCFLTGLTDHTSGTATAMWWGIDFGDGMARHPTQLYEILFLCTLAGGLFFLQQKSTPHLPSGALFQLFMTSYLLFRLGVDLLKPTPALLWGWSSIQVACMLGLLYYLRLLWRWLPMEKKIGIYSEKDG; from the coding sequence ATGATCGAGATGGGGTTTTTTACGCTTCATCCGCATATGTTATTTGAATTTCTCGCTTACTTTATCGGATTCCGCTTCTATATGTGGCAACGAAAAGGAAAGAAATCCTCCCTTTCTTATGTGCAAACCATGTGGGTGGTAGTAGGAGCCGCTGTGGGAGCTGCCGCTGGAGCAAAGGTGCTCTACTGGTTAGAAGACCCGATTAAAACCTGGCATTCGTGGAACGATCTATATTATTTGATGCAGGGAAAAACGATTGTCGGAGGGCTCTTAGGTGGATTGATCGGTGTGGAGTGGATGAAAAAACGTATGGGTGTCAGGCAATCAACGGGCGATGATATGGTATTTCCACTTATTGTGGGAATGGTGCTGGGGCGGATCGGTTGCTTTCTGACGGGATTGACCGACCATACCTCAGGCACAGCCACGGCGATGTGGTGGGGGATCGACTTTGGGGATGGTATGGCGCGGCATCCGACGCAACTGTATGAAATTCTCTTCTTGTGTACATTGGCAGGGGGATTGTTCTTCTTGCAGCAAAAGAGTACCCCTCATCTGCCATCAGGTGCCCTGTTTCAACTTTTTATGACAAGCTATTTGTTATTTCGCCTCGGAGTGGATCTGTTAAAACCCACCCCAGCCCTGCTATGGGGATGGAGCAGCATTCAAGTGGCATGTATGTTAGGACTACTCTACTATCTACGGTTATTGTGGCGCTGGCTCCCTATGGAAAAGAAGATAGGAATCTATTCTGAAAAGGACGGATGA
- a CDS encoding IS3 family transposase (programmed frameshift) has product MERKTNGKYNWEFKEMVVELYQSGQSVRKLSSEYGLSEVTIYKWIKAFTPIEGTGEEKMTPADYQQMKKEMLKLKEENEIPKKGYGHIRKKVADKEVLTAIQEIKKQHPVQMVCETLDVPRSTYYRSLNQKPSSRDRENQKLKRMILEIYRKSKQRYGAPKIHRMLFNQGLSLSLKRVQRLMRKMGIFSITHKKFRPYSKKTSIQERTNLLKRDFTTMGLNQKWVSDLTYVHTSQDGWCYLASVMDLHSKKIVGYSFSRRMTTEVVMKAIKNACLSQPTAPGLILHSDLGSQYTSEELTQFLQQKDIQQSFSANGCPYDNACIESFHAILKKEEVHHRCYRDFDEAKVAIFQFIEGWYNRNRVHSGLDYLTPQTVEDQLNQSLSA; this is encoded by the exons ATGGAACGAAAAACGAATGGGAAATACAATTGGGAGTTCAAAGAAATGGTGGTCGAGCTCTATCAATCGGGCCAATCGGTTCGAAAATTAAGTAGCGAATATGGCCTATCGGAAGTAACAATTTACAAATGGATCAAAGCCTTCACTCCCATCGAAGGAACCGGAGAGGAGAAAATGACCCCTGCGGACTATCAGCAGATGAAGAAAGAGATGTTGAAGCTAAAGGAAGAAAACGAAATCC CTAAAAAAGGCTATGGCCATATTCGCAAAAAAGTAGCCGACAAAGAGGTTTTAACTGCGATTCAAGAGATCAAGAAGCAACATCCCGTGCAAATGGTGTGTGAGACTCTCGATGTGCCAAGAAGTACGTACTACCGATCGTTGAATCAAAAACCATCTTCTCGTGACCGAGAGAACCAGAAATTGAAGCGAATGATCCTTGAGATTTACCGAAAAAGCAAACAACGCTATGGAGCACCTAAGATTCATCGGATGCTGTTTAATCAAGGGCTGTCGTTGAGCCTAAAGAGGGTGCAGCGCTTGATGCGTAAAATGGGCATCTTCTCGATCACCCATAAGAAATTCCGACCCTATTCCAAGAAAACATCCATCCAAGAACGCACGAACCTCTTAAAGAGGGATTTCACCACAATGGGATTAAATCAGAAGTGGGTATCGGATCTGACCTATGTTCACACCTCTCAAGATGGTTGGTGCTATTTAGCCTCAGTTATGGATCTCCATTCGAAGAAAATTGTTGGTTATTCTTTTTCTCGTCGGATGACCACCGAGGTGGTCATGAAAGCCATCAAAAATGCTTGTCTATCGCAACCAACTGCTCCGGGACTTATCTTACATTCGGACTTAGGTTCCCAATATACGAGTGAGGAACTTACCCAATTCCTTCAACAAAAAGACATCCAGCAATCCTTCAGTGCAAATGGATGTCCCTATGACAATGCCTGTATCGAATCTTTCCATGCTATCTTAAAAAAAGAAGAGGTTCATCATAGGTGCTATCGAGACTTTGATGAGGCAAAAGTGGCAATCTTTCAATTCATTGAGGGCTGGTATAACCGAAACCGAGTTCATAGTGGACTAGATTATCTCACTCCTCAAACTGTTGAGGATCAACTTAATCAATCTCTGTCAGCTTAG
- a CDS encoding VWA domain-containing protein, with the protein MKKVIISIILGFVIISGCSPEQAKSTNSGKVEEDKSNLIEKDRSVEKMIEEGPGTFAGNSYDEEKIKAELDKIQNGDNKEEIYTKLIQLLAEDYSPLFKELKEFNTDFEFQNTEVPDGVESPASTEKIMNAVILLDASGSMEGKIDGESKMSLAKEAVKNFAQSLPEGSNLELRVYGHKGSNSNSDKSISCSSTEVVYPLEKYDQAVFGRALNRFKPTGWTPIAAAIEGAKEDLKSHTGENVKNIGLESISETVKS; encoded by the coding sequence ATGAAAAAGGTAATCATTAGCATTATATTGGGGTTCGTGATAATATCAGGCTGTTCACCAGAACAAGCCAAAAGTACCAATAGTGGTAAAGTAGAGGAGGATAAGAGTAATTTAATAGAAAAAGACCGCTCCGTAGAAAAAATGATAGAAGAAGGCCCAGGGACATTTGCAGGTAATAGCTATGACGAGGAAAAAATAAAAGCAGAATTAGACAAAATACAAAATGGTGATAACAAAGAAGAGATTTATACCAAGCTAATTCAATTGTTAGCTGAAGACTATAGCCCTTTGTTTAAAGAGTTAAAAGAATTTAATACTGATTTCGAGTTTCAAAATACAGAAGTACCAGATGGTGTAGAATCACCGGCATCAACAGAAAAAATAATGAATGCAGTGATTTTATTAGATGCAAGTGGGAGTATGGAAGGTAAGATAGATGGTGAGTCAAAGATGAGTTTAGCTAAAGAAGCTGTGAAAAACTTTGCACAATCATTACCTGAAGGATCTAATCTTGAATTGCGGGTATATGGACATAAAGGTAGTAACAGTAATAGTGATAAATCTATATCTTGCTCTAGCACTGAAGTCGTGTATCCTTTAGAAAAGTATGATCAAGCTGTATTTGGGAGAGCTCTTAATAGGTTTAAACCGACAGGATGGACACCGATTGCAGCAGCTATTGAAGGAGCTAAGGAGGATTTAAAGTCTCATACAGGGGAAAATGTAAAGAACATTGGACTTGAGTCAATAAGTGAGACAGTAAAAAGTTAA
- a CDS encoding HU family DNA-binding protein, with protein MNKAEFIGKVAEKADITKKDATDAVDAVLDSITDALREGDIVQLIGFGNFEVRERSARKGRNPQTGEEIEIKASKVPAFKPGKQLKDSLN; from the coding sequence ATGAACAAAGCGGAATTCATAGGAAAAGTAGCGGAGAAAGCTGACATAACCAAGAAGGATGCCACGGATGCGGTTGATGCTGTGCTTGACTCTATCACAGATGCGCTTCGTGAAGGGGATATAGTGCAACTAATCGGCTTCGGAAACTTTGAAGTGCGGGAGCGTTCGGCAAGAAAAGGGCGCAACCCACAAACAGGGGAAGAGATCGAAATTAAGGCAAGCAAGGTGCCTGCGTTTAAACCAGGGAAACAGCTAAAAGACTCGCTGAACTAG
- a CDS encoding radical SAM protein gives MSKTTKNRPYLFYELTTSICSTCLRKVEAKIVFQDEKVYMLKRCLQHGPEKVLLANDVEYFKQCRAYIKPGEMPARWNTPIRYGCPYDCGLCPDHEQHSCLTLLEITDSCNLACPICYADSSPQRQDFRSLEQIELMLDAIVANEIEPDIVQISGGEPTIHPHFFDILEMVKSRPIKHIMINTNGIKIASDPTFVERLATYMPGLEIYLQFDSFEEDPLRQLRGVDLRKVREKAIARLNEHNISTTLVVTLKKGVNDHEVGRIIDYGIKQRAVRGVTFQPIQAAGRLQDFDPAINRLTLSEVRQMILEQADVFRPEDMIPVPCHPDCLAMGYALKTEEGAIPLTGMIDPEVLLQGKRSTINFEQEEEVKGKVFDLFSTHHSPTSSANSLKELLCCLPAVSTPAEITYDHVFRVIIMQFLDVHNFDVRSVKKSCVHIAHPDGRIIPFDTYNLFYRDDREQILEEIRAEIGGVKSGR, from the coding sequence ATGTCTAAAACGACAAAGAATCGACCATATCTCTTTTATGAACTGACGACGAGTATTTGTTCTACCTGTCTACGGAAAGTAGAAGCGAAAATCGTTTTTCAAGATGAGAAAGTGTATATGCTAAAGCGTTGTCTGCAGCATGGACCTGAAAAAGTGCTACTGGCTAACGATGTGGAATACTTTAAACAATGCCGAGCATATATCAAACCAGGGGAGATGCCTGCACGTTGGAATACACCTATTCGCTATGGATGCCCGTATGATTGTGGATTGTGCCCTGACCATGAACAACATAGCTGCTTAACGTTACTGGAAATTACCGATTCATGCAACTTGGCTTGTCCTATCTGTTATGCCGATTCTTCGCCGCAACGACAAGATTTTCGCTCGTTAGAGCAGATCGAGTTGATGTTAGATGCAATCGTTGCGAACGAGATCGAGCCGGATATTGTGCAGATCAGTGGAGGGGAACCTACCATTCATCCGCATTTTTTTGATATTTTAGAAATGGTAAAATCTCGTCCGATTAAGCACATCATGATTAATACCAATGGCATCAAGATCGCTTCTGATCCCACCTTTGTCGAGCGGCTGGCCACCTATATGCCAGGCTTAGAAATCTACCTCCAATTTGATAGCTTTGAAGAGGATCCACTGCGGCAATTGCGAGGAGTAGATCTACGCAAAGTGCGTGAGAAAGCGATTGCTCGACTAAACGAACATAATATTTCCACAACGCTGGTGGTGACATTAAAGAAAGGTGTAAACGATCATGAAGTAGGGAGAATTATCGACTACGGCATCAAACAACGCGCCGTTCGCGGGGTAACCTTCCAACCTATTCAAGCGGCAGGACGCTTACAAGACTTCGACCCCGCGATCAATCGCCTTACCTTAAGCGAAGTGCGGCAGATGATCCTGGAGCAAGCGGATGTGTTCCGCCCAGAAGATATGATTCCAGTTCCTTGCCACCCCGATTGTCTCGCCATGGGCTATGCGCTCAAGACGGAAGAGGGAGCGATTCCACTGACAGGCATGATAGATCCGGAGGTGCTCTTACAGGGAAAACGGAGTACGATCAACTTTGAGCAGGAAGAAGAAGTGAAGGGAAAAGTATTTGATCTCTTTTCTACTCATCACTCGCCTACTTCCTCTGCCAACTCTCTGAAGGAATTACTCTGTTGCTTGCCCGCAGTTTCCACACCCGCAGAAATCACATATGATCACGTTTTTCGCGTTATCATTATGCAGTTCCTCGATGTCCATAATTTCGATGTACGCTCTGTCAAAAAGTCATGCGTCCATATCGCTCATCCAGATGGGCGCATTATTCCCTTCGATACGTATAATCTCTTTTATCGCGATGACCGAGAACAGATTTTAGAAGAGATTCGTGCTGAGATAGGAGGAGTAAAAAGTGGTAGATGA
- the thrS gene encoding threonine--tRNA ligase — protein sequence MTKRIKVRLKNGEKKSYLVGVTALEIAQSISRSLAKEAVVAKVDNKIIDLSRKLNQDVDLEILTLRDPEGLDVMRHSAAHVMAHAVFRLYPNVKLAIGPTTENGFYYDFADQTLTPEDFPKIELEMKKIIKENLAIEREVISRDRAIELFREREDRFKVEIIKDIPKDEYVTIYRQGEFVDLCRGPHLTSTGKVKIFKLMTVSGAYWKGDSNRESLTRIYAAAFRKKEELHDYIHQLEEAKQRDHRKLGKELEIFALSSEVGQGLPIWLPKGAKIRRIIERYIVDLEESLGYEHVYTPHLANVELYKTSGHWDHYQDDMYPSMKVDQEELVLRPMNCPHHMQVYKSRMRSYRDLPLRIAELGMMHRYEMSGALAGLQRVRVMTLNDAHIFCRPEQIKEEFSRVVRLIEKVYTDFGINDYYHRLSYRDPKDKDKYIQNDEMWELAQGMLKETMDELGLTYVEAPGEAAFYGPKLDVQVRTALGKDETLSTVQLDFQLPIRFDLNYIGEDSKGHRPVVIHRGVLSTMERFVSFLIEQYKGAFPVWLAPIQVRILTVNKIFDEYAEEISENLSEAGIRVEMDSSDEKLGYKIRKSQTEKIPYTIVLGEKERESRTLSVRKYGEDEISEMLLETFLMNLLEEDKLRKI from the coding sequence GTGACAAAACGGATTAAAGTAAGGCTGAAAAATGGTGAAAAAAAGTCTTATCTTGTGGGTGTAACTGCTTTAGAGATTGCACAGTCAATTTCCAGAAGCTTAGCAAAGGAAGCTGTTGTAGCGAAAGTTGATAATAAAATTATTGATCTGTCTCGTAAATTAAATCAGGATGTTGATCTTGAGATTTTAACACTACGTGATCCAGAAGGTTTGGATGTTATGAGACATTCTGCTGCACATGTGATGGCTCATGCTGTATTTAGGTTATATCCAAATGTGAAGTTAGCCATAGGTCCAACAACGGAGAATGGTTTTTACTATGACTTCGCTGATCAAACCCTTACCCCAGAAGACTTCCCCAAAATTGAATTAGAAATGAAAAAAATAATTAAGGAAAACCTTGCGATAGAAAGGGAAGTTATATCTCGTGATAGGGCAATAGAATTATTTCGCGAACGAGAAGATCGTTTTAAGGTTGAAATAATTAAAGATATCCCTAAAGACGAATATGTTACTATTTATCGTCAAGGAGAGTTTGTAGATTTGTGCCGAGGCCCTCATCTTACTTCAACTGGGAAAGTGAAAATTTTTAAATTGATGACCGTTTCAGGGGCCTATTGGAAAGGAGATTCCAATAGAGAATCATTGACTCGTATCTATGCAGCTGCTTTTAGGAAGAAAGAAGAGTTACATGACTATATCCACCAACTTGAAGAAGCAAAACAGCGAGACCATCGGAAGCTAGGAAAGGAATTAGAAATTTTTGCATTGTCTAGTGAAGTAGGACAAGGATTACCCATTTGGCTACCTAAAGGAGCAAAAATTCGTCGTATTATTGAGCGGTATATTGTTGATTTGGAAGAGAGCCTAGGTTATGAACATGTCTATACTCCACACTTGGCAAATGTTGAGTTATATAAGACATCTGGGCACTGGGATCACTATCAAGATGATATGTATCCATCGATGAAAGTTGATCAAGAGGAGCTAGTGCTACGTCCTATGAACTGTCCTCATCATATGCAAGTATATAAGTCCCGTATGCGAAGTTATCGAGACTTGCCACTTAGAATTGCAGAGTTAGGGATGATGCATCGCTATGAGATGTCAGGTGCTCTCGCAGGTCTTCAACGCGTTCGAGTTATGACTTTAAATGATGCTCATATTTTCTGTCGTCCCGAACAGATTAAAGAAGAATTCTCCCGAGTCGTACGATTAATCGAAAAGGTTTACACAGATTTTGGTATTAATGACTATTATCATCGACTATCCTATCGTGATCCGAAGGATAAAGACAAATACATTCAAAATGATGAAATGTGGGAATTAGCTCAAGGTATGCTAAAGGAAACAATGGATGAATTAGGTCTAACTTATGTAGAAGCACCGGGGGAAGCCGCCTTTTATGGTCCGAAACTAGATGTACAAGTTAGAACTGCGTTAGGAAAAGACGAGACTCTTTCTACAGTCCAACTTGACTTTCAGCTTCCTATACGTTTTGATCTAAATTATATTGGAGAGGATAGTAAAGGACATAGACCTGTAGTAATTCACCGTGGGGTTTTAAGCACTATGGAGCGTTTTGTTTCGTTCCTAATAGAGCAGTATAAAGGCGCATTTCCAGTTTGGTTGGCACCCATTCAGGTTCGAATATTAACTGTCAATAAGATTTTTGATGAATATGCGGAAGAAATTTCTGAGAATTTAAGTGAAGCTGGTATTCGAGTTGAAATGGATTCAAGTGATGAGAAATTAGGTTATAAAATAAGGAAGTCTCAGACCGAAAAAATTCCCTATACTATAGTTCTTGGTGAGAAAGAAAGGGAGAGTCGCACTTTAAGTGTTAGGAAGTATGGAGAAGATGAGATTAGTGAAATGTTACTGGAAACTTTCTTAATGAATTTACTTGAAGAAGATAAATTGAGGAAGATATGA
- a CDS encoding glycerophosphodiester phosphodiesterase — MKRLSKIILLATLAITLLFPFNAVAAQAGSDSSLSKKQENILNVAHRGASGFAPEHTMLSYSLGQWMQGDYIEIDLQMTKDGELIAFHDETLDRTTNGSGLVKDYTLAEIKELDAGSWFNEEYPQKAFPLFKGLTVPTLDEVLTRFGKRANYYIETKSPEVYPGMEEKLLETLEQHGLIGKKARENQVLIQSFSQESLQKVHRLNPDVSLVQLLWYTEPATITAAELQEIKRYAIGIGMNHDLVDQKYIQSARDHDLLVHPYTVNKKKDMRKMLDWGATGMFTNYPNRLHEVIQERK, encoded by the coding sequence ATGAAGAGATTAAGTAAAATAATTTTACTTGCCACCCTCGCCATCACGCTACTCTTCCCCTTCAATGCTGTCGCAGCACAGGCAGGTAGTGATTCGTCCTTGTCAAAGAAGCAGGAGAATATTTTGAATGTCGCCCATCGCGGAGCATCCGGCTTTGCGCCTGAACATACGATGCTCTCTTATTCTTTGGGGCAATGGATGCAAGGGGATTATATCGAAATCGACTTGCAGATGACCAAAGATGGAGAGTTGATCGCCTTTCACGATGAAACATTGGATCGCACCACTAATGGAAGTGGCCTCGTCAAAGATTATACGTTAGCTGAGATTAAAGAGTTGGATGCTGGCTCTTGGTTTAACGAAGAATATCCCCAAAAAGCATTCCCTCTATTTAAAGGCTTAACCGTCCCTACCTTGGACGAAGTGCTTACCCGATTCGGGAAGCGCGCCAACTACTATATTGAAACAAAGTCCCCCGAAGTATATCCCGGTATGGAAGAAAAACTGCTAGAAACACTAGAGCAGCATGGACTGATCGGAAAAAAAGCACGGGAAAATCAGGTATTGATTCAGTCATTTAGTCAAGAGAGCCTCCAAAAAGTGCATCGCTTAAACCCTGATGTTTCCTTAGTACAACTCCTATGGTATACAGAACCTGCTACCATTACAGCAGCGGAACTGCAGGAGATTAAGAGATATGCGATCGGAATCGGTATGAATCACGACCTCGTCGACCAAAAGTATATCCAGTCGGCACGTGACCATGACCTGCTGGTTCATCCTTATACCGTCAATAAGAAGAAGGATATGCGTAAAATGCTAGATTGGGGGGCAACAGGGATGTTTACCAACTATCCCAACCGCTTACATGAAGTGATTCAAGAACGGAAATAA